ATTACATATTCTCTCTGTcttagtttacccatctgtaaattggTGATAATTACCCATTTGGGTAAAATGTTTTTAGATTCTTAGATAAAAGGTGTCATATAAGCACAGACTATTAGTGTTTTATGATTTTGTAGGAGGAATTGAAGGCCAACCTTCAGAATGTTCCTAATTTTGATCTCAGGATCATGGCTGAAAGTACTGTAAAGGTACCTTTTCAGTAGTTTATGGTCAGTCCTTAACTCATAGCAGTTTAAAGGAAGGCCAAATCAGTTAATAGAAACATTTAGATTTAGAAAAGTAAaagatttcttatttaaaaaaggtACCCACTCATTTGAAATGacactaatgaaaataaaaatgtaatcaatGTTACCCAGTCCTACATTTTAATTTGTGTCTGCAATGCAAGGATATTTTACTTTACTGAAAAAGTATGAGGCACACTTTACCCCTTCTCTTTAGTACTCTTTTGTCTCTAATTAATGATTTTTACATGATAACAAGCCCCCCAGCTTGCAGGAATAAGAAACTGGACAAAACATCTATGTTAAAGGtaagtttgtttttattgttgcAACTTATCACCTAAGAATGCTTAGAGGCATAAACATATTGCTCATTTAGGAAACTTCCCAGAGCTTTTCCAAATAAATTATTACACTTTGTTATACTTCCAAGGTGATTCTCACAAACTATATATAAACTTAGAATGACAAGAAAAAATCAATGCATCTGAAAtttctttttgtgtatgtttttctgGAAGcagctctgtttaaaaaaaagtacaggcAGTTAAAAATTGGAACAGTCTTAAAATTTGCTCCTTGCTTTCAAATGGTTTAATGCTCTTATTTCTCAAAAAATGGCTTTCCTCCCtagaaactaaaaaaagaaaaaaaaaaaggttggtcAGGAGGATCTTAGCTATAAAATTGTCAGGATATTTATATGTATTAATAAGCATCTGTCATATGGtataagttaaaagaaaaggagtacttgtggcaccttagagactaacaaatttatttgagcataagctttcgtgagctacagctcacttcaataaatttgttagtctctaaggtgccacaagtactccttttctttttgtgaatacagactaatacggctgctactctgaaacatggtataagttttaattaatatatttaatttctctTGTCTATATTAACTTTGTAATGGCTCCATCTTGTGGCTAATACTTTCATTACAGGATTAACTTTCATTACAAGTTTCTACTTGTAACCGGCTACTCTACTTCGGCAATGCTAAAGCGGCAACTCTTTAACATGCCTTGTGTGGTCGCAGCGCAacgctctctcccagtgctctaaaaaaaccacctcaaccaggggcatagctcccagcgctgtgacactgtttacactggcgctttacagtgctgcaacttgctgcgctcaggcgggtgttttttcacccccccgagggagaaagttgcagcactgttaattgccagtgtagataagcttatgcccaaataaatttgttagtctctaatatgCCTCAAGGATTCCTTGTTTTTTCATTACAAACTTTGCTTTCAGTGTATTTAGTTCTTTTGGCACTACATTTTCTCATTCTTCTTTTATAAGCTCACAATGGGGTATTTTTAAACCAGACAAGTGAAAGAGAAAACCTTATAAGAATCTTGCTGATTTTTAGGTGTTTTTGCTGCTaagttgttttaattaaaataataaaaaaaggtatttttttctgaacatttaaattaACCCCATTTAGGGGGTGGAAAGAGAACCCTGGGCAATTTTCATTCTATTGCATCCAGTTGTAAAAAGGAATAACAGGAAAAAGTGGTAATGCCTGATggaaaacataaaacataaaacCAACATTTCTGGTTTTGATGAAAACtggaacacttaaaaaaaattttgcatgtcttttgttttcaaaaatgcacttttttaaaaaaaaattgaatgaaaaattcaaaactaCTAATGCTCAAAGATAGCACATATATAATATCAATTCTGATGTTATTTGTGTTTCCTATAGATGTTTAACAGTGATTTTGCTGATCAGCAGTTCAGCCTggaaactgcaattaaaaatattgataaaatGTCCAGTGAGTTGAAGAAGCTAAATGGTAATTCTGAGTGTATCTATCATCAAACTAATGGGGAAATGACTGAATTGTTtgatgcaatgttgttgtagccgtgtcggtcgcaggatattagagacacaaggcgGGTGAGATAATATGTTTTATGGGatcaacttctggtggtgagagagtagctttcgagcttacacagagcccttTTTCCGGCCTGGAAAATGTACTCAGAAtgtcagctaaatacaaggaTTGTTTAGTAGTACTTAACACGTATTTCAAGcaaccattcaagatgaagtggcctgttaacacccctcaagtcatgggggagggaaaggaagcggggggggggcaagagaaGGGGGAGTAAGGAgctagggtggggggtggggtatggATTGTTatatccagtgtctctattcagaaaaggagtacttgtggcaccttaaaaactaacaaatttatttgagcataagctttcgtgagtgagtgtagctcacgaaagcttatgctcaaataaatttgttagtctctaaggcgccacaagtactccttttcttttttgcgaatacagactaacacggctgctactctgaaacctgtctctactCAGTCTTTGCACTGAAATTATGGCTTTTTATAAtaatctgtaactcactaacaacgcccccctcactcccccagttgcctccccctctttctttccctcccatgACTGGGGAattgttaatgggccacttc
This genomic window from Dermochelys coriacea isolate rDerCor1 chromosome 8, rDerCor1.pri.v4, whole genome shotgun sequence contains:
- the C8H5orf58 gene encoding putative uncharacterized protein C5orf58 homolog isoform X1; amino-acid sequence: MRHTLPLLFSTLLSLINDFYMITSPPACRNKKLDKTSMLKMFNSDFADQQFSLETAIKNIDKMSSELKKLNVQSQLLLCDLTLNFSHPVKTKVSREVEEKKTNFEELPYSIKFHADASITNSSL